In the genome of Chloroherpetonaceae bacterium, the window ACTGAAACCTTTGGAAAGGACACTTCCATATGGCTCACAAGAAAGGTGCAGGCTCCACGAAAAACGGTCGTGATAGCAACCCGAAATATCTTGGTATCAAAGCCTTTGGCGGTGAGTTTGTCCGCGCAGGCTCTATTATTGTGCGCCAGCGTGGCACGCTCTATAAGCCCGGTCAAAATGTTGGTCTTGGCAAAGACCACACGATTTTCGCTCTAAAAGATGGCAGGGTTGTCTTCAAGAAAGGCAAAAACGACCGCACCATTGTTGGCATCGAACCTGTGCTCGCTACCAGCGAGTAAGTCCTTTGCCTCCGTCAAGTCTTGCAGGGCGAGAGCGTATCTCTCGCCTTTGCTTTTTCTTCCGTAAACGGCCTAGACCGCCCAGCTCTGTTCCCCTGATGCTAAGTAACAGGACACTTAAGAAACGAGAATGACAAGCCACTTGTGCTAACCTGCGAAGTCAGCGAAAACAAAGTTAGTTTGCCTCGTCAGTGCTGCTTGCTATCACCTTCAGGAGTTATCTTTCGCTGCTTTTACTTAGAGCAATTAGAATGTTTCCTAGATTGGAGCGTCGCTCAGCAAA includes:
- the rpmA gene encoding 50S ribosomal protein L27 — its product is MAHKKGAGSTKNGRDSNPKYLGIKAFGGEFVRAGSIIVRQRGTLYKPGQNVGLGKDHTIFALKDGRVVFKKGKNDRTIVGIEPVLATSE